The following are from one region of the Ischnura elegans chromosome X, ioIscEleg1.1, whole genome shotgun sequence genome:
- the LOC124171123 gene encoding uncharacterized protein LOC124171123 — protein sequence MDGTRLWILVTQLYLVTTSCFLRILEILFKQRRGNLHQNFTNLYGEEILRKSERFEKLRKKKGKLLSSPAFLQCCRDTSTLPSCVEVKHHLKTLAARKILRRTSEALLREQIHHKRLDLHCLSEELYHIHLELAATLTATDWDTIDKLSFESSRAVETTHRENQIKKYEKLQSRQYPVPDNGPNKDRAIVNLTDMTLNESTTEVLAKGLNFAITPRDIPRETIITEVESGIRKLPKTVADEVREDVARILRSAKPPKSNITPKERAALKALREDGSIVVLPADKGNATVLMKKEDYNRKMEELLSDLVYHKLEKNPMAKADWETRAIIKRSYIPVEEQRRLIVSVPKPPRLYGLPKIHKEGVPLRPIVSQIDAPTYHLAQYIANTLQEYVDNTSYHIKNSAHFVEIIRDLTIKKEDIIIGFDVVSLFTNVPIADSVDIVKKLTSSGIPKNFPKLVEHCLKNTFFLWNGSFYEQTDGAVMGSPLSPVMANLFMEDFEAKAIETYQKKPKLWLRMYSLSVSELEGANVFQAGGQHTGMPPGVPSQLPSTGLPLLRDITLRETKETPENEDFDEVYPIHLEPQEAAVVSDEDIAGDQAGGLVGN from the exons ATGGATG GTACTAGGTTGTggatcttggtcacgcaattgtaCCTTGTGACCACGTCGTGTTTTCTCAGGATCCTTGAAATTCTTTTcaagcaacgccgcggaaacctacacCAGAATTTCACtaacctctacggggaggagattcTCAGGAAGTCCGAGAGATTTGAGAAGTTAAGGAAGAAGAAGGGGAAGCTGTTGTCCTCTCCCGCTTTCCTGCAATGCTGCAGGGACACCAGCACATTACCATCATGTGTGGAGGTGAAGCACCATCTGAAGACCCTTGCAGCCAGAAAAATACTTCGACGCACCAGCGAAGCACTCTTGCGGGAACAAATCCATCACAAGAGGTTGGACCTTCACTGTTTATCGGAGGAACTTTACCATATTCACCTCGAACTAGCAGCAACACTCACGGCCACCGACTGGGACACCATAGACAAGTTATCATTTGAATCATCACGGGCCGTGGAAACGACGCACCGGGAAAACCAGATCAAGAAGTACGAGAAACTTCAGTCCCGGCAATACCCGGTACCTGACAACGGCCCTAATAAGGACCGCGCTATTGTCAACCTAACGGACATGACACTCAACGAGTCCACCACGGAAGTGCTTGCCAAGGGGCTAAACTTCGCCATAACGCCACGGGACATACCGAGGGAGACAATCATCACTGAGGTGGAGTCTGGCATCCGGAAACTTCCAAAAACTGTGGCGGACGAAGTTAGGGAGGACGTCGCTCGCATTTTACGCAGTGCTAAGCCACCAAAGTCGAACATCACACCCAAGGAAAGAGCTGCTCTCAAAGCCCTCCGAGAGGATGGAAGCATAGTGGTATTACCTGCGGATAAGGGGAACGCGACTGTATTGATGAAGAAGGAGGACTACAACAGGAAGATGGAAGAGCTTCTGTCAGACCTTGTCTACCACAAATTGGAAAAGAACCCCATGGCGAAAGCGGACTGGGAGACGAGAGCCATCATCAAGAGGTCCTATATTCCGGTCGAAGAACAGAGACGGCTAATAGTGTCGGTGCCTAAACCACCTAGGCTATATGGCTTACCAAAGATACACAAGGAGGGTGTACCTTTGAGACCTATCGTAAGCCAAATTGACGCTCCAACCTATCACCTCGCCCAATACATTGCTAATACGCTACAAGAATACGTGGACAACACCTCTTATCACATTAAGAACTCAGCTCACTTCGTGGAAATCATAAGAGACCTCACTATCAAAAAAGAAGACATCATCATCGGCTTCGATGTGGTATCGCTCTTCACAAACGTGCCAATTGCAGATTCCGTGGACATAGTGAAGAAGCTGACCAGCTCTGGCATCCCAAAGAACTTCCCCAAGCTTGTGGAGCATTGCCTGAAAAACACCTTCTTTCTGTGGAATGGCAGTTTCTATGAGCAAACAGACGGAGCAGTGATGGGATCGCCCCTGTCCCCTGTGATGGCCAACCTCTTCATGGAGGACTTTGAGGCGAAAGCTATCGAGACATATCAGAAGAAACCCAAGTTGTGGCTGCG GATGTATagtttgtcagtttcggaactgGAGGGTGCCAATGTATTCCAGGCTGGGGGGCAGCACACTGGGATGCCTCCCGGTGTGCCCTCCCAGCTTCCCAGCACTGGTCTGCCATTG ctcagagatattacactgcgTGAAACCAAAGAGAccccggaaaacgaagactttgacgaagtgtACCCAATACACCTTGAGCCGCAAGAAGCAGCAGTTGTgtctgatgaggacattgcaggtgaccaggctggtggacttgtgggaAATTGA